In one Microbacterium invictum genomic region, the following are encoded:
- a CDS encoding LuxR C-terminal-related transcriptional regulator, translated as MTTLLSNSSDTRTASIMPRALHALTALHAIVATDRPVRAAIVGGSGSGKTDALRFLLAQLEADDRPVRLLSARDRISTIPDDVALLVDDAHTLDPARLSQLIDRAHRPDASVVIAYRSWPAPSELLELTRAVERNAPAVLLGEITLAELREILPDASAECEERILSGTGGIAWLVFECAQAHAALSYEGRDCGDPEAHADATRVLMRRITHRLETVSPRLRRRIEALSLGVSDGDDRDAQAELSAEGQAEGLLLHNGRPAPVVAMAARASVPVDRLVDLVQAGTLDLVPGSDLAASLDGIVDPGVGDRLAARARREVGRNPHLAVTLFDYALRCGSDPRGLAAAHAHALWAAGDVDAAGSLLDDLAAEGGWAGLSPSDHDLLTDAVAATWADRGLMSLAHQSYLAVTPLSPAGKTRALVTAAGAGSTAHDGDPAPDAPGAAGSAPSANGVAMQLWARGLRASLQASHSRSALDDLRRASELANAGHDASPTTELPAVVAAIVAIGLGDLGAAHGILDDAQRAQQGGARWIPHLQLWNAWVALQREQPAEARALLTAATDGTRLSPRDDLIAAAIAVGLARRYDDAPTLEAMWESVKSRATRPEIDLYLLLPLGELVIVAARLGDAHWTQAAFDRGLALLADLGEPSLWSAPLHWAGIQRGIMLSRPDDLAPHARALVASSSRNPLAAKMSHAGRVWTSVLAGQVDADAVEEAARGLASVGLAWDGARLAGHGSRRSDDRKVSSRLLACARELHPREAPRSADADSQATPARASAPSLLSEREREVAELVLQGKTYAEIGKEIFISPRTAEHHMAQIKRRLGASSRSDLIAKLRVTLGATG; from the coding sequence ATGACGACTCTGCTCTCGAACTCGTCGGACACCCGGACCGCCTCGATCATGCCCCGTGCCCTTCATGCGCTGACCGCGCTGCACGCGATCGTCGCAACCGACCGGCCCGTCCGCGCCGCCATCGTGGGGGGCTCCGGATCGGGAAAGACCGACGCCCTGCGCTTCCTCCTCGCTCAGCTCGAAGCCGATGACCGGCCGGTCAGGCTGCTGTCCGCACGCGATCGCATCTCGACGATTCCTGACGATGTCGCGCTCCTGGTCGATGACGCCCACACGCTCGACCCGGCACGCCTGTCGCAACTGATCGATCGCGCCCACCGCCCCGACGCGTCGGTGGTGATCGCGTACCGCTCCTGGCCGGCCCCTTCGGAACTGCTCGAGCTCACCCGCGCGGTCGAGCGCAACGCTCCGGCGGTCCTCCTCGGCGAGATCACCCTCGCCGAACTGCGCGAGATCCTCCCCGACGCGTCGGCCGAGTGCGAGGAACGGATCCTCTCCGGCACCGGCGGCATCGCCTGGCTGGTCTTCGAGTGCGCACAGGCCCACGCCGCCCTGTCGTACGAGGGCCGGGATTGCGGCGACCCTGAAGCCCACGCGGATGCGACGCGTGTGCTCATGCGGCGCATCACCCACCGACTCGAGACCGTGTCGCCGCGCCTGCGCCGACGGATCGAGGCGCTGAGCCTCGGCGTCAGTGACGGCGACGACCGCGACGCTCAGGCCGAGCTCTCTGCCGAGGGGCAGGCCGAGGGGCTTCTTCTCCACAACGGCCGACCCGCTCCGGTCGTGGCGATGGCGGCCCGCGCCAGCGTGCCCGTTGATCGACTGGTCGACCTGGTCCAAGCCGGCACCCTCGATCTCGTTCCCGGATCCGACCTCGCCGCCAGTCTCGACGGCATCGTGGATCCCGGGGTCGGGGATCGCCTCGCCGCGCGCGCTCGCCGCGAGGTGGGTCGCAACCCGCATCTGGCCGTCACCCTTTTCGACTACGCGCTCCGGTGCGGCTCCGACCCGCGCGGTCTTGCGGCGGCACACGCGCACGCCCTGTGGGCAGCGGGAGACGTCGATGCGGCGGGGTCCCTCCTCGACGACCTCGCGGCCGAGGGCGGCTGGGCCGGGCTCTCGCCATCCGATCATGACCTCCTCACCGACGCGGTCGCCGCCACCTGGGCCGACCGCGGGCTGATGTCGCTCGCGCACCAGAGCTATCTCGCCGTCACTCCGCTCTCCCCCGCGGGCAAGACGAGGGCTCTGGTCACAGCGGCAGGGGCCGGGTCGACCGCCCACGACGGGGATCCGGCGCCGGATGCCCCGGGTGCGGCCGGCTCGGCACCATCGGCGAACGGCGTGGCGATGCAGCTGTGGGCGCGAGGACTGCGCGCCTCGTTGCAGGCGTCGCACTCCCGCAGCGCGCTCGACGACCTTCGGCGGGCATCGGAGCTGGCGAACGCCGGCCACGACGCGTCGCCCACCACGGAGCTGCCGGCCGTCGTCGCGGCGATCGTCGCCATCGGGCTGGGAGACCTCGGCGCCGCGCATGGGATCCTTGACGACGCTCAGCGCGCGCAACAGGGCGGCGCCCGGTGGATTCCGCACCTCCAGCTGTGGAATGCGTGGGTCGCGTTGCAGCGCGAGCAGCCCGCCGAGGCGCGTGCGCTTCTCACCGCGGCGACCGACGGCACGCGCCTGTCGCCGCGCGACGACCTCATCGCCGCAGCGATCGCGGTGGGCCTCGCCCGCCGTTACGACGACGCGCCGACGCTCGAAGCGATGTGGGAGTCGGTGAAGTCGCGCGCGACAAGGCCGGAGATCGACCTTTACCTCCTGCTCCCCCTCGGCGAGCTGGTGATCGTCGCCGCGCGCCTGGGCGACGCCCACTGGACCCAGGCGGCCTTCGACCGGGGTCTCGCGCTTCTCGCCGATCTCGGTGAGCCGTCGCTGTGGTCGGCTCCCCTCCACTGGGCCGGTATCCAGCGCGGCATCATGCTCAGCCGGCCCGATGATCTGGCCCCGCACGCACGGGCTCTGGTCGCATCCTCATCGCGCAATCCGTTGGCAGCGAAGATGTCGCACGCAGGAAGGGTGTGGACCTCCGTCCTCGCCGGCCAGGTGGACGCCGATGCGGTGGAAGAGGCGGCTCGCGGCCTGGCTTCGGTGGGTCTCGCCTGGGACGGTGCGCGGCTCGCGGGCCACGGCTCGCGTCGCTCGGACGACCGGAAGGTCAGTTCGCGACTGCTCGCCTGCGCGCGCGAGCTGCATCCCCGCGAGGCGCCCCGATCCGCGGACGCGGACTCGCAGGCGACGCCTGCGCGGGCGAGCGCACCAAGCCTGCTCAGCGAACGCGAACGCGAGGTCGCCGAGCTCGTTCTGCAGGGCAAGACCTACGCCGAGATCGGCAAGGAGATCTTCATCTCGCCACGAACGGCTGAGCACCACATGGCGCAGATCAAGCGGCGCCTGGGCGCGTCCTCGCGCTCGGATCTCATCGCGAAGCTGCGGGTCACCCTCGGTGCGACCGGATGA
- a CDS encoding IniB N-terminal domain-containing protein, which yields MTTPLATIADALIEFILSLLNDPDAAAEYDANPEAALASAGLAECTAEDVRAVAPIIVDRPDVHPTPHPNPPGPGPKPPVEKEIWNIANNFHIDNRATIVDQSVNQNIWAEGDVNQIFDQEAVIASGDQATAAGEDASVDNSETDVSVGDVSIGNEENNVDITDSFDDESTNTDTDVVVVADESFNDGSTNVDADVSADDSFNDTTEVVVEESYEYDNSGNIASEDAIVYTEETDQP from the coding sequence ATGACTACCCCGCTGGCGACCATCGCCGACGCCCTTATCGAGTTCATTCTGAGCTTGCTGAACGATCCGGACGCAGCAGCCGAGTATGACGCCAACCCCGAGGCCGCTCTCGCCAGCGCCGGCCTCGCCGAGTGCACGGCGGAGGATGTCCGCGCTGTCGCGCCGATCATCGTCGACCGCCCCGACGTGCACCCGACCCCGCACCCGAACCCTCCCGGCCCCGGCCCTAAGCCGCCGGTCGAGAAGGAGATCTGGAACATCGCGAACAACTTCCACATCGACAACCGGGCGACGATCGTCGACCAGTCGGTGAACCAGAACATCTGGGCCGAAGGCGACGTCAACCAGATCTTCGACCAGGAAGCCGTGATCGCCAGTGGCGACCAGGCTACGGCCGCGGGCGAAGACGCGTCCGTCGACAACTCCGAGACCGACGTCTCTGTGGGTGATGTCTCCATCGGCAACGAGGAGAACAACGTCGACATCACGGACTCGTTCGACGACGAGTCGACCAACACCGACACGGACGTGGTCGTCGTCGCCGACGAGTCGTTCAACGACGGGTCCACGAACGTCGATGCCGACGTCTCGGCCGACGACTCGTTCAATGACACCACCGAGGTCGTCGTGGAGGAGTCGTACGAGTACGACAACAGCGGAAACATCGCCTCCGAGGACGCCATCGTCTACACCGAGGAGACCGACCAGCCGTAA
- a CDS encoding dynamin family protein, which translates to MTATVRDDAAKLIAAAQEIYPEPSDTRVALNDLHRRLHEPLRLALAGMVKAGKSTLLNAILGEKLAPTDAGECTRVVTWYRYSTTPSITLHPHEGEPRRMPIKREAGRLVLELDGVAAEEVAWIDVGWPSTGLRSVILIDTPGIASLSTDVSARSTAFLVPEARPSSADAIIYLMRHLHASDLKFLESFRDTAAGSSETVNAVAVLSRADEIGSGRIDSMLSAQKVARRYERDGDLASLSLGVVPVAGLLAESAKTLRESEYAAFKELAGLPRDDRERLMVSADRFARPSELTTLSEKVRRELLARFGIFGVRLAVALIRGGAVTSTELADQLVQHSGLKELQGFVREQFRTRGADLKVRGVLDGLEQAIRADPREGTQSILAGIERIRATAHTLRELSLLSQAKASGLPLRAADATTAERIIGGQGVTATARLGLDDEATDEKVSEEADTQLAYWRSLSQSPLTERAAVEVCRVVIRSLEEIVSEVLGAAGRPNVDAAGRPSQGIGEGAEEQSEDGEAGLSDEELLEHGTVLSGPDKL; encoded by the coding sequence GTGACGGCGACGGTACGCGATGACGCAGCGAAGCTGATCGCAGCGGCGCAGGAGATATACCCCGAACCCTCCGACACCCGGGTGGCTCTGAACGACCTGCATCGCCGTCTTCACGAGCCGCTGCGGCTGGCCCTCGCGGGCATGGTCAAGGCGGGGAAATCGACCCTGCTGAACGCCATACTCGGCGAGAAGCTGGCGCCCACCGACGCCGGGGAGTGCACCCGGGTCGTGACCTGGTACCGATACTCCACGACCCCCAGCATCACGCTCCATCCTCACGAGGGGGAGCCCAGGCGCATGCCCATCAAGCGCGAGGCGGGTCGACTCGTGCTCGAGCTCGATGGCGTCGCGGCCGAGGAGGTCGCGTGGATCGACGTCGGCTGGCCGTCGACGGGTCTTCGCTCTGTCATCCTCATCGACACTCCCGGTATCGCGTCGCTGTCGACGGACGTCTCGGCACGCTCGACCGCGTTCCTCGTCCCCGAGGCGCGACCGTCCTCTGCGGACGCCATCATCTACCTGATGCGTCACCTGCACGCGTCGGACCTGAAGTTCCTGGAGTCCTTCCGCGACACCGCTGCCGGCTCGTCGGAGACAGTGAATGCGGTGGCGGTACTGTCGCGCGCCGATGAGATCGGCTCGGGGCGCATCGACTCGATGCTCTCGGCGCAGAAGGTGGCTCGCCGCTACGAGAGGGACGGCGACCTCGCCTCGCTCTCGCTCGGTGTCGTCCCCGTGGCCGGCCTCCTCGCCGAGAGCGCCAAGACCCTCCGCGAGAGCGAGTACGCGGCCTTCAAGGAGCTCGCGGGTCTTCCCCGCGATGACCGGGAACGGCTGATGGTGTCGGCCGACCGCTTCGCCCGGCCCTCGGAGCTCACCACTCTCAGTGAGAAGGTCAGGCGAGAACTGCTGGCGCGATTCGGCATCTTCGGTGTGCGGCTGGCCGTCGCTCTGATCCGGGGCGGCGCGGTGACGTCCACCGAGCTTGCAGACCAGCTCGTGCAGCACAGCGGGCTGAAGGAGCTCCAGGGGTTCGTTCGGGAGCAGTTCCGCACGCGTGGGGCTGACCTCAAGGTCCGCGGCGTCCTCGACGGGCTGGAGCAGGCGATCCGTGCGGATCCGAGGGAGGGGACCCAGTCGATCCTCGCCGGGATCGAACGGATCCGCGCCACTGCGCACACGCTGCGCGAGCTGTCGCTGCTGTCGCAGGCGAAGGCCTCGGGCCTCCCGCTGCGCGCGGCGGATGCGACGACGGCCGAGCGGATCATCGGCGGCCAGGGGGTCACCGCGACCGCCCGCCTGGGCCTCGACGACGAAGCGACCGACGAGAAGGTGAGTGAGGAGGCCGACACCCAGCTGGCTTACTGGCGGTCGCTCAGCCAGTCGCCGCTGACCGAGCGGGCGGCCGTCGAGGTGTGCCGGGTGGTGATCCGCAGTCTCGAGGAGATCGTGTCAGAAGTCCTCGGCGCCGCCGGCAGGCCGAACGTCGACGCGGCGGGCCGTCCATCGCAGGGCATTGGGGAAGGTGCTGAAGAGCAGAGCGAGGACGGCGAGGCCGGCCTGAGCGATGAAGAGCTGCTCGAGCATGGCACCGTACTCTCCGGTCCCGACAAACTCTAG
- a CDS encoding dynamin family protein, with protein MGDKTNNTGVVSGQGPQSQEVTLPALSQSETGKTLVTLVDNIGTLAESAGRGDLADRLHHTRDRLEDPNVRVIVVGEFKKGKSKLINALVNAPVCPVDDDVATSVPTAVGYSETPGAWVVTQKEGEPGVVERLEVPLEKLADYVSEKGNPQNEQHILGAEVALPRELLKGGLRLVDSPGVGGLDSTNALATLAALSSAHAVLLVSDASQEYTEPEVQFLRHAMRVSPNVAAVIAKTDLYPHWREIEQIDRGHLGDVGEVPVFSVSSDLRLMAAQLQDRELNDESGFPALVSHLRRDVLGRAEDIQARSAVHDLVSVVDQLQMSLTSELNAILHPEDTPRMIAQLEDAKARTEEFRGRSSKWQTALNDGVADLISDMEHDLRDRLRRVQREAENAIDEGDPGPIWEQMTDWLDQRISAAVSETFVWTDERSRWLCEEVADLFQEGETEIPVVYVADTSGVLDPIDQISHLDAGTLGAGEKIFIGVRGSYGGVLMVGLATSLIGLSLINPLSLLAGVLVGRRAYREDMGNRLSRRRFEAKNIVRRHIDEVIFQVSKQLKDRLRMVQRAARDHFGSIADELHRSLSEAVLAAKQAAGSFSANQDQRVKQLQMQIAQIEAVRSKIPDVPAVRQLETVQR; from the coding sequence GTGGGGGACAAGACGAACAACACCGGTGTTGTGAGCGGACAGGGCCCGCAGAGCCAGGAGGTGACGCTCCCAGCTTTGAGCCAGAGTGAGACCGGCAAGACGCTGGTCACCCTGGTGGACAACATCGGCACGCTCGCCGAGTCGGCGGGCCGCGGTGACCTCGCCGACCGACTCCACCACACGCGCGACCGTCTGGAGGACCCGAACGTCCGCGTCATCGTGGTCGGCGAGTTCAAGAAGGGCAAGAGCAAGCTCATCAATGCCCTCGTCAACGCCCCGGTGTGCCCGGTCGACGACGACGTCGCCACGAGCGTCCCGACCGCGGTCGGCTACTCCGAAACCCCGGGGGCCTGGGTCGTCACCCAGAAGGAGGGTGAGCCGGGGGTCGTCGAGCGACTCGAGGTTCCCCTGGAGAAGCTCGCCGACTATGTGTCCGAGAAGGGCAACCCCCAGAACGAGCAGCACATCCTCGGCGCCGAGGTCGCGCTCCCGCGTGAGCTCCTCAAGGGCGGGCTCCGCCTGGTCGACTCGCCCGGTGTGGGCGGTCTCGATTCTACGAACGCCCTTGCCACGCTCGCAGCTCTCTCGAGTGCGCACGCCGTGCTCCTGGTGTCCGATGCGTCGCAGGAGTACACCGAACCCGAGGTGCAGTTCCTCCGCCACGCCATGCGCGTATCTCCGAACGTCGCCGCCGTCATCGCCAAGACCGACCTCTATCCCCACTGGCGCGAGATCGAGCAGATCGACCGCGGCCACCTCGGGGACGTCGGCGAGGTGCCGGTCTTCTCCGTGTCGAGCGATCTGCGCCTCATGGCCGCGCAGCTGCAGGACCGGGAACTGAACGACGAATCCGGATTCCCCGCCCTCGTCTCGCACCTGCGTCGTGACGTCCTCGGCCGCGCTGAAGACATCCAGGCACGCTCCGCGGTGCACGACCTGGTGTCGGTCGTCGATCAGCTGCAGATGTCGCTCACGAGCGAGTTGAACGCGATTCTGCACCCCGAAGACACCCCGCGCATGATCGCGCAACTCGAAGACGCCAAAGCCCGCACCGAGGAGTTCCGCGGTCGCTCGTCGAAATGGCAGACGGCTCTGAACGATGGCGTCGCCGACCTCATCTCCGACATGGAGCACGACTTACGCGACCGTCTCCGCCGAGTGCAGCGCGAGGCCGAGAACGCCATCGACGAGGGTGACCCCGGCCCCATCTGGGAGCAGATGACGGACTGGCTCGACCAGCGCATCTCGGCCGCCGTGTCCGAGACCTTCGTCTGGACGGACGAGCGCTCACGCTGGCTCTGCGAGGAGGTCGCGGATCTGTTCCAGGAGGGCGAGACCGAGATTCCCGTCGTCTACGTGGCCGATACCTCGGGCGTGCTCGATCCGATCGACCAGATCTCCCATCTGGATGCGGGCACCCTCGGGGCAGGTGAGAAGATCTTCATCGGCGTCCGCGGATCCTACGGCGGGGTGCTCATGGTCGGGCTCGCGACCAGCCTCATCGGACTTTCCTTGATCAACCCGCTCTCCCTCCTCGCGGGTGTGTTGGTGGGACGTCGCGCGTATCGCGAAGACATGGGAAACCGCCTGTCGAGGCGCCGTTTCGAGGCGAAGAACATCGTCCGAAGGCACATCGACGAGGTGATCTTCCAGGTCTCCAAGCAGCTCAAAGACCGACTTCGCATGGTGCAGCGCGCAGCCCGTGATCACTTCGGCAGCATCGCCGATGAGCTCCACCGTTCGCTTTCCGAAGCCGTTCTCGCTGCCAAGCAGGCTGCCGGGTCGTTCTCAGCGAACCAGGACCAGCGGGTGAAGCAGCTGCAGATGCAGATCGCGCAGATCGAGGCGGTGCGGTCGAAGATCCCGGACGTTCCCGCCGTGAGGCAGCTGGAGACCGTACAGCGGTGA
- a CDS encoding class I SAM-dependent methyltransferase, protein MDTAELAALLTPAGLRLLDELPPVKTAADVAATVSRLRKAGHSPDLVSAVVGQARLRDRATAKFDDFARGMLFTRAGLEQATRLSVAAHHAHRFRVAGMTSVADLGCGIGGDAMGFAALGLRVTAVDADEVTAAIAAYNLATFGDLVRVRHATAEDAASDLPALGSPDAFWLDPARRTAGHGDTTRTSAGEWSPPLDWVFALASRHPAGVKLGPGMDRDLIPDDVEAQWVSADGSTIELVLWSGALAREGVRRAALVLRGTSAVELTAPADAPDEPVRPLGAFIHEPDGAVIRARLIGEVARALGAGMLADRVAYLTSDAGLTSPFAQTFRVRETLPTDIRKLGAALRERGIGRLEIKKRGVDVDPATLRTKLKLRGDGEATLILTRAAGARVAILADRVPAG, encoded by the coding sequence GTGGATACCGCCGAACTCGCCGCGCTCCTGACCCCCGCGGGACTGCGGCTCCTCGACGAGCTGCCCCCCGTGAAGACCGCGGCCGATGTCGCCGCCACCGTGTCGCGGCTCCGAAAAGCCGGCCACTCCCCCGACCTGGTGTCGGCGGTCGTGGGCCAGGCGCGCCTGCGCGACCGCGCGACGGCGAAGTTCGACGACTTCGCGCGGGGCATGCTCTTCACCCGCGCGGGACTCGAGCAGGCCACACGCCTGTCGGTCGCCGCGCACCACGCGCACCGATTCCGCGTGGCCGGCATGACCTCTGTCGCCGACCTCGGCTGTGGGATCGGCGGCGATGCGATGGGGTTCGCCGCTCTGGGCCTCCGGGTCACCGCGGTCGACGCCGACGAGGTCACCGCCGCCATCGCCGCCTACAACCTCGCCACCTTCGGCGACCTGGTGAGGGTGCGTCATGCGACCGCGGAGGACGCGGCATCCGATCTCCCTGCCCTGGGAAGCCCGGATGCCTTCTGGCTCGACCCCGCACGCCGCACCGCCGGACACGGAGACACGACGCGCACGTCCGCCGGAGAGTGGTCGCCCCCGCTCGACTGGGTCTTCGCGCTCGCCTCCCGCCACCCCGCCGGCGTGAAGCTCGGGCCGGGGATGGATCGCGACCTCATCCCCGACGACGTCGAAGCGCAGTGGGTGAGCGCCGACGGGTCGACGATCGAGCTCGTGCTCTGGTCGGGCGCGCTCGCGCGAGAGGGGGTGCGGCGGGCGGCGCTTGTGCTCCGCGGCACCTCGGCGGTCGAGCTCACGGCGCCCGCCGATGCCCCCGACGAGCCGGTGCGGCCCCTCGGCGCGTTCATCCACGAGCCCGACGGCGCCGTCATCCGTGCCCGTCTCATCGGCGAGGTGGCGCGCGCGCTCGGCGCCGGCATGCTCGCCGACCGCGTCGCCTACCTCACGTCCGACGCGGGGCTGACCAGTCCGTTCGCCCAGACGTTCCGCGTGCGCGAGACGCTCCCCACCGACATCCGCAAGCTCGGCGCCGCCCTGCGCGAGCGCGGGATCGGGCGCCTCGAGATCAAGAAGAGGGGGGTGGATGTCGATCCCGCGACGCTCCGCACGAAGCTGAAGCTTCGAGGGGACGGCGAGGCGACCCTCATCCTCACTCGCGCTGCCGGCGCCCGCGTCGCGATCCTCGCCGATCGGGTGCCTGCGGGCTGA
- the tsaD gene encoding tRNA (adenosine(37)-N6)-threonylcarbamoyltransferase complex transferase subunit TsaD, with protein sequence MNRHEPLVLGIETSCDETGIGIVRGRTLLSNTIASSMDEHARYGGVVPEVAARAHLEALQPAIEAALAEAQVTLDDLDAVAVTSGPGLAGALMVGIGAAKGLAVSLGKPLYAVNHLVGHIAADILDQDAGPLEYPTVALLVSGGHTSLLLVRDLTHDVELLGETVDDAAGEAFDKVARVLGLPYPGGPEIDRAAASGDPGAVAFPRGLSRASDMAEHRYDFSFSGLKTAVARFVEANPEMRADDAGRADIAASFREAVVDVLVTKALNACRDHGVPRLLLGGGVIANRRLREVALERAAAAGVAVRIPPFSLCTDNGAMIAALAAELIASGADPSTLAFGADSTLPVTEIQVRS encoded by the coding sequence GTGAACCGGCACGAGCCCCTGGTGCTCGGCATCGAGACGAGCTGCGACGAGACCGGGATCGGGATCGTCCGGGGCCGCACCCTGCTGTCGAACACCATCGCCAGCAGCATGGACGAGCACGCCCGGTACGGCGGCGTCGTGCCCGAGGTCGCCGCCCGCGCGCACCTCGAGGCGCTGCAGCCCGCCATCGAGGCGGCGCTCGCCGAAGCGCAGGTGACCCTCGACGACCTCGACGCGGTCGCGGTGACCTCGGGCCCGGGGCTCGCCGGAGCGCTCATGGTCGGGATCGGGGCAGCCAAGGGGCTGGCCGTCTCGCTCGGAAAGCCCCTTTACGCGGTCAACCACCTCGTCGGGCACATCGCCGCGGACATCCTCGATCAGGACGCCGGCCCCCTCGAGTACCCGACCGTCGCGCTGCTCGTGAGCGGCGGCCACACCTCCCTCCTCCTCGTGCGCGACCTCACCCACGACGTCGAGCTGCTGGGTGAGACCGTCGACGACGCCGCGGGCGAGGCCTTCGACAAGGTCGCCCGGGTGCTGGGACTGCCCTACCCCGGCGGCCCCGAGATCGATCGGGCCGCGGCATCAGGAGACCCCGGCGCCGTCGCGTTCCCCCGCGGGCTGTCGCGGGCGTCCGACATGGCGGAGCACCGCTACGACTTCTCGTTCTCGGGCCTGAAGACCGCGGTGGCCCGCTTCGTCGAGGCAAATCCCGAGATGCGGGCGGATGACGCCGGACGCGCCGACATCGCCGCGTCGTTCCGCGAGGCCGTGGTCGACGTGCTCGTGACGAAGGCCCTGAACGCCTGCCGGGATCACGGCGTGCCACGCCTGCTGCTCGGCGGTGGGGTGATCGCGAACCGGCGCCTCCGCGAGGTCGCGCTCGAACGCGCCGCCGCGGCCGGTGTCGCCGTGCGCATCCCGCCGTTCTCGCTCTGCACCGACAACGGGGCGATGATCGCCGCGCTCGCCGCCGAGCTGATCGCCTCGGGCGCGGATCCCTCGACGCTGGCGTTCGGAGCCGATTCGACGTTGCCGGTCACCGAGATCCAGGTGCGGTCATGA
- the rimI gene encoding ribosomal protein S18-alanine N-acetyltransferase, translating into MTLRPAGVDDLGAIMVLERAAFGGDAWSDDVMRAELASPHTWYVVTEEDGRLVGYAGLRAPAGSRDADVQTIALDETVRGRGLGREIFRALLDEARRRGVSEVFLDVRADNTPAQRLYASEGFEAIGRRPNYYPGEGVDAIVMRRRLDAHEGGTA; encoded by the coding sequence ATGACCCTCCGCCCCGCAGGCGTCGACGACCTCGGCGCGATCATGGTGCTCGAGCGCGCCGCCTTTGGCGGCGACGCCTGGTCGGACGACGTCATGCGCGCCGAGCTCGCCTCCCCCCACACCTGGTACGTCGTCACCGAGGAGGATGGGCGCCTGGTCGGCTACGCGGGGCTCCGCGCCCCGGCGGGATCGAGGGATGCCGACGTGCAGACGATCGCACTCGACGAGACGGTGCGCGGGCGCGGGCTCGGGCGCGAGATCTTCCGGGCCCTTCTCGACGAGGCCCGCCGCCGTGGGGTGAGCGAGGTCTTTCTCGACGTACGCGCCGACAACACCCCCGCGCAGCGCCTGTACGCCTCGGAGGGGTTCGAGGCGATCGGCCGCCGGCCCAACTACTACCCGGGCGAGGGGGTCGACGCCATCGTGATGCGTCGGCGGCTCGACGCCCACGAAGGGGGCACGGCGTGA
- the tsaB gene encoding tRNA (adenosine(37)-N6)-threonylcarbamoyltransferase complex dimerization subunit type 1 TsaB has translation MILGIDTSLGTAVAVIESDGVVVAVADSPNPLGHAEAIGGLLEQVLAGGEPITHVAVGMGPGPFTGLRVGVAAARAFALGRGIPLVPVPSHDAAALGLMLADAVAGPDETGPFAVVTDARRREFAYSVFEGTDDDGLPIRAAGPSLAPRDELDGRLTALGATRRDVAAVPAAMVALAASRALAAGRTLATSEPLYLRSPDVTLPGAPKRVTA, from the coding sequence GTGATCCTCGGCATCGACACGTCCCTCGGAACCGCGGTCGCGGTGATCGAATCCGATGGCGTCGTGGTCGCCGTCGCCGACAGCCCGAATCCGCTCGGGCACGCCGAGGCGATCGGCGGCCTGCTCGAGCAGGTGCTCGCCGGAGGAGAGCCGATCACGCACGTCGCCGTCGGCATGGGCCCGGGGCCCTTCACGGGGCTGCGCGTCGGCGTCGCCGCCGCCCGCGCGTTCGCGCTCGGTCGCGGCATCCCGCTGGTCCCGGTGCCGAGCCACGACGCCGCCGCCCTCGGGCTGATGCTGGCCGATGCGGTCGCCGGGCCGGACGAGACCGGACCGTTCGCCGTGGTCACCGACGCCCGTCGCCGGGAGTTCGCCTACTCGGTCTTCGAGGGGACGGATGACGACGGCCTGCCGATCCGCGCCGCCGGACCCTCGCTGGCCCCCCGCGACGAGCTCGACGGCCGCCTCACCGCGCTCGGCGCGACGCGTCGCGACGTGGCCGCCGTTCCCGCAGCGATGGTCGCGCTCGCGGCATCCCGGGCTCTGGCGGCGGGGCGCACCCTGGCGACATCCGAGCCCCTCTACCTGCGCTCGCCCGACGTGACCCTGCCCGGCGCGCCGAAGCGGGTGACCGCATGA
- the tsaE gene encoding tRNA (adenosine(37)-N6)-threonylcarbamoyltransferase complex ATPase subunit type 1 TsaE: MTGLDPLVGRREVASSAEMEALGEEMGRMLRPGDLVVLTGELGAGKTTLTRGIGRGLGVRGPVQSPTFVLARTHPSLVGGAPLVHVDAYRLGSALELDDLDLDVERSVIVVEWGRDMVDGLRDAWWEVELDRELGGRGADTMCGGPSRVQEELDAEAPRVVTITRRP, encoded by the coding sequence ATGACAGGACTCGACCCCCTCGTCGGCCGGCGTGAGGTCGCCTCGTCGGCCGAGATGGAGGCGCTCGGCGAAGAGATGGGGCGGATGCTGCGCCCCGGCGACCTCGTCGTGCTCACCGGTGAGCTCGGAGCCGGGAAGACCACGCTCACCCGGGGGATCGGCCGAGGTCTCGGCGTGCGCGGGCCGGTGCAGAGCCCGACGTTCGTCCTGGCGCGGACGCATCCCTCGCTCGTGGGCGGCGCCCCGCTCGTGCACGTCGACGCCTACCGGCTCGGCTCGGCGCTGGAGCTGGACGATCTCGATCTGGACGTCGAGCGCTCGGTGATCGTCGTGGAGTGGGGCCGGGACATGGTCGACGGCCTGCGCGACGCGTGGTGGGAGGTCGAGCTCGATCGCGAGCTCGGCGGTCGCGGCGCCGACACGATGTGCGGCGGTCCGTCGAGGGTGCAGGAAGAGCTCGACGCCGAAGCCCCCCGCGTCGTCACGATCACGCGGCGGCCCTGA